The following are encoded together in the Lepidochelys kempii isolate rLepKem1 chromosome 7, rLepKem1.hap2, whole genome shotgun sequence genome:
- the TTC9C gene encoding tetratricopeptide repeat protein 9C isoform X2 produces the protein MAAQGSSVEAMDQRLQQAQRFKEDGNRWYKEGRFRDAVSRYHRALLQLRGLDPSVPSPLQAFGREQPPVTPEQERALHGTQTDCYNNLAACLLHMEPVNYERVKEYSLKVLERQPENPKALYRAGVAAYHLRDYDQARQYLMAASCSQPRDANVKQYLQLTESQLTTYHQKEKQLYMGMFS, from the exons ATGGCTGCTCAG ggctctTCAGTGGAGGCCATGGACCAGCGACTCCAGCAGGCCCAGAGGTTCAAAGAAGACGGGAACCGGTGGTACAAGGAGGGGCGCTTCAGGGATGCCGTGAGCCGCTACCACCGGGCACTGCTGCAGTTGCGAGGGTTGGACCCCAGTGTACCCTCTCCCCTGCAGGCCTTCGGGCGCGAGCAGCCGCCAGTGACGCCTGAGCAGGAGAGGGCACTGCACGGCACCCAGACTGACTGCTACAACAACCTAgctg cctgctTGCTCCACATGGAGCCAGTGAACTACGAGCGGGTGAAGGAGTACAGCCTCAAGGTGCTGGAGAGGCAGCCTGAGAATCCCAAAGCCCTGTACCGTGCCGGCGTGGCCGCTTACCACCTCCGGGACTACGACCAGGCCCGGCAGTATCTCATGGCGGCCTCGTGCAGCCAGCCCCGAG ACGCCAACGTCAAGCAGTACCTGCAGCTGACAGAGTCCCAGCTCACCACCTATCACCAGAAGGAGAAGCAACTCTACATGGGGATGTTCAGCTAG
- the TTC9C gene encoding tetratricopeptide repeat protein 9C isoform X1, with product MAAQGSSVEAMDQRLQQAQRFKEDGNRWYKEGRFRDAVSRYHRALLQLRGLDPSVPSPLQAFGREQPPVTPEQERALHGTQTDCYNNLAACLLHMEPVNYERVKEYSLKVLERQPENPKALYRAGVAAYHLRDYDQARQYLMAASCSQPRVPAADRVPAHHLSPEGEATLHGDVQLAKSWLPPPDTTRTTWMHPPFLDRLPGHRDTPTDITPG from the exons ATGGCTGCTCAG ggctctTCAGTGGAGGCCATGGACCAGCGACTCCAGCAGGCCCAGAGGTTCAAAGAAGACGGGAACCGGTGGTACAAGGAGGGGCGCTTCAGGGATGCCGTGAGCCGCTACCACCGGGCACTGCTGCAGTTGCGAGGGTTGGACCCCAGTGTACCCTCTCCCCTGCAGGCCTTCGGGCGCGAGCAGCCGCCAGTGACGCCTGAGCAGGAGAGGGCACTGCACGGCACCCAGACTGACTGCTACAACAACCTAgctg cctgctTGCTCCACATGGAGCCAGTGAACTACGAGCGGGTGAAGGAGTACAGCCTCAAGGTGCTGGAGAGGCAGCCTGAGAATCCCAAAGCCCTGTACCGTGCCGGCGTGGCCGCTTACCACCTCCGGGACTACGACCAGGCCCGGCAGTATCTCATGGCGGCCTCGTGCAGCCAGCCCCGAG TACCTGCAGCTGACAGAGTCCCAGCTCACCACCTATCACCAGAAGGAGAAGCAACTCTACATGGGGATGTTCAGCTAGCGAAATCATGGCTCCCCCCACCAGATACCACCAGGACCACATGgatgcacccccctttcctggacaGACTGCCAGGCCACAGGGACACTCCCACTGACATAACACCAGGGTAA